The following are encoded together in the Branchiostoma floridae strain S238N-H82 unplaced genomic scaffold, Bfl_VNyyK Sc7u5tJ_1439, whole genome shotgun sequence genome:
- the LOC118407652 gene encoding zinc finger protein 436-like, whose product MCGECGYRASRKNNLSLHMRTHTGERPYKCDQCDYSTAHKKCLDQHLAKHTGEEPYKCGECGYRTADRSQLSRHMRTHTGEKPYKCDQCDYSAALKHHLIDHQTKHSGEKPYMCGECGYRAAQRSTLSKHMRTHTGEKPYKCDQCDYSAADKSNLATHIKKHTGEKPYMCGECGYRANYKASLSRHMRTHTGEKRYK is encoded by the coding sequence atgtgtggagagtgtgggtacagagcatcTCGAAAGAATAACTTATCCctacacatgagaacacacacaggagaaagaccctacaagtgtgaccagtgtgactattctactgcacacaaaaaatgtttggaccaacatctagccaaacacactggtgaggaaccctacaagtgtggggagtgtgggtacaggacagctgacagGTCTCAATTATctcgacacatgagaacacacacaggggaaaaaccctacaagtgtgaccagtgtgactattccgcagCCCTGAAACATCATTTGATCGACCATCAAACAAAACActctggtgagaaaccctacatgtgtggggagtgcgggtacagggcggctcaaaGATCTACCTTATCCAAACACATGAGGacacatacaggagagaaaccctacaagtgtgaccagtgtgactattctgctgcagataagTCCAATTTGGCCACACATATAaaaaagcacaccggtgagaaaccctacatgtgtggggagtgtgggtacagggctaATTATAAAGCAAGCTTATCTCGACACATGAggacccatacaggagagaaacgcTACAAGTGa
- the LOC118407635 gene encoding zinc finger protein 33B-like yields MCGECGHRTAYKYDLSKHMRIHTGEKPYNYKCDQCDYSAALKSTLAQHQVTHTGQKPCICENCGYRAAQKCDLSRHMRTHTGERPYKCDQCEYSAAHKGDLDKHLVKHTGEQRFMCGECGYRSAQKSNLSTHTRTHTGDKPYKCDQCGYRTAWKSHLSQHMRTHTGEKPYKCDQCDYSAAQKSTLDQHVIKHSGEKPYNCEMCGYRTAKKSHLSRHMRTHTGERPFKCDQCDYSAAHKSTLDEHVTTHTGEKPYMCGECGFRATRKSELSRHMRTHTGEKPYKCDQCDYSAARKCTLDEHLTIHTGEKPNMCGECGYRTTRKSNLSRHLRTHTGENPY; encoded by the coding sequence atgtgtggggagtgtgggcacaggacagctTATAAGtatgacttatccaaacatatgagaattcatacaggagagaaaccctacaactacaagtgtgaccagtgtgactattctgctgcactgaaATCTACTTTGGCTCAACACCAAGTAACACACACTGGTCAAAAACCCTGCATCTGCGAGAACTGTGGTTACAGGGCGGCTCAAAAGTgtgacttatccagacatatgagaacccacacaggagaaagaccctacaagtgtgaccagtgtgaatattctgcagcacacaaaggtgatttggacaaacatctagtaaaacacaccggtgagcaACGCttcatgtgcggggagtgtgggtacaggtcagcTCAGAAGTCTAACTTGTCCACACATacgagaacccatacaggagataaaccctacaagtgtgaccagtgtgggtacaggacagcttggaagtctcatttatcccaacatatgagaactcatactggtgaaaaaccctacaagtgtgaccagtgtgactactcggcagcacagaaatccacctTGGACCAACATGTAATAAAACACagcggtgagaaaccctacaattgTGAgatgtgtgggtacaggacagcgaAAAAGTCTCACCtatccagacacatgagaacccacacaggagaaagacctttcaaatgtgaccagtgtgactattctgcagcacacaaaTCTACTCTAGACGAACATGTGACaacacacaccggtgagaaaccctacatgtgtggggagtgtgggttcagagcGACAAGAAAGTCTGagttatcccgacatatgagaacccacactggagaaaaaccctacaaatgtgaccagtgtgattattctgcagcaAGGAAATGTACTCTAGACGAACATCTAACAAtacatactggtgaaaaacccaacatgtgtggggagtgtgggtacaggacgaccagaaagtctaacttatctagaCATTTGaggacccacacaggagaaaaccCCTACtag
- the LOC118407648 gene encoding zinc finger protein 2-like, protein MAEFTRVPAVKELNAEQTANETHIKEEPTGDTGWQQDGQENVLCQETYSEDQETYKYHNETKLTGCPWNKTYNSWEQTTDTGRQQDEETTVPNDETCGGVRAEIKESSCGFFSVGEHPGKDMEHSGQPGKESDSRETQTTDMGLQQETCDVNFPQPDNTSTSQVQESTGSMVRHVVKNTGDKTYMCGECGYRTDRKSYLSKHMRIHTGRETIQV, encoded by the coding sequence ATGGCGGAGTTCACACGTGTGCCTGCTGTTAAGGAACTTAATGCGGAACAAACTGCgaacgagacgcacatcaaagaggagccgacaggagacactggatggcaacaggatggacaagagaacgtgctgtgccAGGAAACGTACAGTGAGGACCAGGAAACCTACAAATACCACAATGAAACCAAACTAACTGGGTGTCCTTGGAACaagacttacaacagttgggagcagacaacagacacgggacggcagcaggacgaggaaaCGACCGTTCCAAATGACGAAACGTGCGGCGGTGTAAGAGCAGAAATTAAAGAGTCCAGTTGTGGATTTTTTAGTGTCGGagaacatcctgggaaggacATGGAGCATTCTGGAcaacctgggaaggagagtgacagcagggagactcagacaacagacatgggcctgcagcaggaaacgtgtgatgtgaactttccccaacctgacaacacatcaacctcacaggtacaggagagcacaGGCAGTATGGTAAGACACGTGGTTAAAAACACTGGTGACAaaacctacatgtgtggggagtgcggatacaggacagaTAGAAAGTCTTACTTATCCAAACACATGAGAATTCATACAGGAagagaaaccatacaagtgtga
- the LOC118407713 gene encoding histone-lysine N-methyltransferase PRDM9-like: protein MGLQQEMCDVNVSKPDNTLTSQCDYSAAQKGNLDQHIAAKHSEKPYICRKSRKDDLKKHVANHTGNKPFMCVECEKPYMCGECGHRTAEKSDLARHMRTHTGEKP, encoded by the exons atgggcctgcagcaggaaatgTGTGATGTGAACGTTTCAAAACCTGACAACACAttaacctcacag tgcgactattctgccgcACAGAAAGGCAACTTGGACCAGCacatagcagcaaaacacagtgagaaaccctacatatgtcGGAAGT CGCGGAAAGATGATTTGAAGAAACATGTAGCAAACCACACCGGTaacaaacccttcatgtgtgtagagt gtgagaaaccctacatgtgtggggagtgtggtcaTAGGACAGCCGAAAAGTCTGACTTAGCCCGACATATGAGGAcgcatacaggtgaaaaaccctaa